The following proteins are encoded in a genomic region of Chryseobacterium culicis:
- a CDS encoding LytR/AlgR family response regulator transcription factor produces the protein MSRIKSIVVDDEQESRETLLRFLSKYCPDVELIGEAGSVNEAVEVIREMSPELVFLDVNMPVENGFKLFEKISDRNFYTVFVTAYDQYAVQAFKHHAVDYLLKPIVIHELIITVNRVARLLEDKNKIQQLSALLHHIKSPVEQSKIALPTLEGLVYVHTIDIVRLQADDNYTSIFFKGGKKMMISHTLAYFEEALKEQGFVRIHHQHLINLQHVEKYIRGRGGYIIMSDETSLQVSQRKKDEFLRIIKRIK, from the coding sequence ATGAGCAGAATAAAGTCTATCGTTGTAGATGATGAACAGGAATCACGCGAAACTCTTCTTCGTTTTCTATCTAAATATTGTCCGGACGTTGAACTCATCGGGGAAGCCGGTTCAGTGAACGAAGCAGTGGAAGTTATCAGGGAAATGTCTCCGGAACTGGTTTTTCTGGATGTCAATATGCCTGTTGAAAACGGATTTAAGTTATTTGAAAAGATATCAGACCGTAATTTTTACACTGTATTTGTGACCGCTTATGATCAGTATGCTGTGCAGGCCTTTAAACATCATGCAGTAGATTATCTGTTGAAACCTATTGTGATCCACGAGCTGATCATTACCGTAAACAGGGTTGCCAGACTTTTGGAAGATAAAAATAAAATCCAACAGTTATCTGCTTTGCTTCATCATATTAAAAGTCCTGTAGAACAGAGCAAAATTGCGCTGCCAACCCTGGAAGGTCTTGTATATGTTCACACCATTGATATTGTACGTCTTCAGGCTGATGACAATTATACTTCTATTTTCTTCAAAGGAGGAAAGAAAATGATGATCTCCCATACATTAGCCTATTTTGAAGAAGCATTGAAAGAGCAAGGCTTTGTCCGTATTCATCATCAGCACCTCATCAATCTTCAGCATGTTGAAAAATACATCAGAGGACGCGGCGGCTATATCATTATGAGCGATGAAACATCTTTACAGGTATCACAGAGGAAAAAAGATGAGTTTCTCCGGATTATTAAGAGAATAAAATAA
- a CDS encoding cupin domain-containing protein — protein MKKYKIQQSPFVVPTTDGKLIEEHWGNSTGNSNVSIAHMVAPPDWSEPHQTPEFDEFTYIISGKKQFEIDGEIVVLEKGHSILIEKGARIRYSNPFSEPCEYLAICLPAFSMELVNREE, from the coding sequence ATGAAAAAATATAAAATCCAACAATCTCCATTTGTAGTTCCCACTACAGACGGAAAGCTGATCGAAGAACATTGGGGAAATTCTACCGGAAATTCTAATGTTTCCATCGCTCATATGGTAGCACCTCCGGATTGGAGTGAGCCTCATCAGACTCCTGAATTTGATGAATTCACTTATATCATTTCAGGGAAAAAGCAATTTGAAATTGATGGCGAAATTGTTGTTTTGGAAAAAGGACATAGCATTCTTATTGAAAAAGGGGCGAGGATCCGTTACAGCAACCCATTTTCAGAACCATGTGAATACCTTGCGATCTGCCTGCCTGCTTTCTCTATGGAGTTGGTAAACAGAGAAGAATAA